One Chiroxiphia lanceolata isolate bChiLan1 chromosome 28, bChiLan1.pri, whole genome shotgun sequence genomic window, CCACGGCCTCAGGAACCTCTGGCGTGAGCTGTGCCAAGAACTCAAATCCTCTCTCGGGGCTTCCCTCCCTGGAGCCGCGGCGGCAAAGCCTTCGGTGCTCGGCTGTTCCTGGCGCTGCCCCAAGCTCGGGGAGGGTCTCAACACccccaaactaaaacaaacccGCACTGGGATGCCATAGGGGGCTGTCAGGGTGATGCCAAGGGGATACCAGGTGGGGCTctggctccagctcccaccTTGGACCTCACCAGCCCGGCCCTGCGGGTCCCAACGGGGGTAAATCCGTGGCTCGTGCGAATGCGTGGCAGGGCTGATCCCCCTCCCTTCACCCCCCCTCCGGCTCCCGGGAAGAGCTGCCGTAATTAAATTAGTCACATAAGGGATCTCATAAAGGCCAGGACGGGAATGGGGAGTGGGGAAAAGCCGGCCCCGGGAGGAGACCCAGGGAGGGGTGCCTGGGGCGCACAGGAGCGGGGTGAGGAGGGGCCACTGGAAGGCCACCGCTAATTAGTCCGGCTCGTCAGAGGGTGAAGCCTCGTCTCTCCGCTCAGCTGGAGGAAGCGGGAGAGAGGGAAGGCTCCAGCCGGCTCTGCCCGGACGGTTTTGCAAGCCTTGCTGTTTCAGCcgggagggcaggaagggaaggatttTTGGCCAGAAAAAGCCCTCGTGTAGACAGAGTTATATCAACAGCCGCCTTCCAGCGCAGACAATGCAGTACAGAGAAACGTGATCCCCCGCCAGAACCCAGCCCTCGCgccgggctcagccctgccacgGCCctcccgtgcctcagtttccccccatcccccccccccccccccagaatcCCTCCATCCACTTTATCTCGCCCGGAACACagggatttccccccccccccgcagcaCCCAGTTTGTTCCCAGCCCTTCCAAAATCCGGGGAACAGCCCGGAACCCCCTGTCCCGGCACTGAGGGACCCCAGCCCGCGGGAGGATCTCCCGAGCTGAGCCCGGCCCGGGTGTCCCGGGGGGACGAGTTTTGGCTGCGGGTcgggagagaggaggaaaggcaaAGGGTTGCAGAGTGTGGGTTCAGGatgggggtgggatggggggtggGGATTGAGCTGGGGATGGtcctgggatgggctgggatggtGAGGGGGGGGTGAAATGGGGGGCTCCCCGCCGCCTTTGACAGCTGCCAGTACAGCCACGACGAGGGAGAGAAAGCGGGGCGCCGGGCCAGCCCCCCTGCTCCTCACCCTAAGTACAACCAGATGCATCTCGGAGCGGGGACCGGCCGCTGCTCCCCCCGTTCCTCCCATCCCGGGCAGCGGggacccccggccccggggccaGCGCGGGGCAGCGGTGCCAAGTTCCGCCGTGCAAAGCCCCGAAGTGTGTGCGGGGCACACTCGCACTCACTCGCTCACACTCGCTCACTTCCACATTCACTCCACCGGCCCCCCCGCGCTCACCCTTTgtccgcccgcccgccccccgccgcgCATCCCCCCCCGCTCCTACCGGCTTTGCAGGGGTCCTTGTAGTCCAGGGgctcctcgtcctcctcctcctcttcctccagcacGTAGGAATAGTCCGGGAAGCGCAGGGCCCGggccaggagcaggcagaggagcagcccGCAGCTCCGCAGCCCGGCCATGGCTCCGGccgggttttttttttttcctctcttccctctttccttcccttcttcgctccttttttttttttttttccttccctcgctctctctctctctctctcctttttttttttttttttttagggaaatgaGATCTGGCGGGGGCGGGTTCAAGCGCGGAGCTCGGCCCCTGCACCGCCCCGGGCGCAGGGCTGGGAGCGGGGCCAGcgccggggggcggcgggggacGGGCTGCTGCGGGGACCCGGCCCGCAGCCCCCGCTCCTGTCCCTCCGCAGCCCCTGggccagctcctgccctccccgAGCGCGGGGCTGCCCCGTTCCGTCCCGTCCTGCACCCCCTCGGTGCCGTCTCGTATCCCCCGGTATCGATTCGGAGTCTCCCGGTCCCGTCCCGCATCCCCGGTCCCGATCCCGCTCTCCCCGTCCCATCCTCCAACATCGATCCCGCCTCCCCCGGGTCCCACTCCTGCCACCCCTGGGTCCCGTCCCGTGTTCCCCGGTACGGATCCAGGCCCCTCCCAGTCCCGTCCCGCACTCCCGGTATCCCGGGGACACGGTATTCCACGTCCCCCAGCCCCGATCCTTCCCCCTCGGTGCCATCCTGTGGGATAAGGATGCTGGTTCctgcctcccctgctcccatcctccctgtgccaccccatTCTGTCCCCCGACCCTGGGGTGGGGTGTGGGTTCCCCCATCCTGGGGAGGGAAGTGGGGTCCAGCTGCCCACTCACCACGAGATCTCCAAGTTCCACCCTGCTTTACCCTGTGTCCCCacatccccgtgtcccccccgtccCATTTCTGTGTCCCCTCagcctgtccccatgtcccccagcccctcccagtgttcctgtgtccccccatcccGGTGTCCCTGTGTGCCCCCAGCCCTTCTGCTCCCCTTGTCCTGTGTCATGTCCACTGTCCCTCCCGTGCATCCCGGGAATGCTGCACTGGGGGTCAGGGGTGAGAAGCCCCCCCCACCGGTGCCTGGCTCATCCCGTGGTGCTCCTGAACAAACCCATCCCTCTCCTCCTACTCACAATCCTCCCAGAACTCGCATCAACTTTATTTTTGTCCGGATTTAAGTGCTCCTGCGTGCGATGACCCccacagggacaggctggatgACATTGGTATCCGGCTCCactccctcccctgcccactaaacccccccaaatcctctttccctttgctttcagGGACTCCCCCATATCCAAGGCCTGGCTCATTCCCACCAGGAACGATGGGAGTCTCCTTCCCCCCTTATCTCCCGCCGTTATTTTCCTCCCCCGTCAGCAGATCATCCCAGgatgtgtttttctcctttccccttaTTGCAAAACCCGCATCCAGCAAAACTTCCCTCTTggagcaaaaaaataaaccccgGAAAGCTGGGCTGGCTCCGTGTCCCCACACATCACAGGGAGcatcccagggatgggaattTGGGGAGCTGGTctcccaggaaaacaaacaaccaatCCAGGCTTCGGAACACTTTCTGTTTCCATCCCCTGCGGGCCGGGTCCCTGGATGATGTAAATCCATGATGTCAGGATGCAGCCTGAGATCACCCCTTTCTCACGGAGCGCTCCGGGGAGCCGCGGCTCGGGGGGGAGGCTTTTCCCAGCCCGGGTTTCCCACGCCAAGCACTGGCTCCCGGGATCCAGCTCCCTTGCTGGTAGCCCTGGATATCACTGACTGCCAGCATTCCAGCCTGGAGCCTACCTGGAACGGgccctgtgggagctgggaatgctggacCAGCTCACCTGCATCCCGCTGGGCCCGAGCGTCGCCcggcagagctggcagtgggatggggacatCCTtgttcctggagcaggagcccTGGGTGGATGTGCTGCACTGCCTGGCACGGGCACGCAGATTCCAGAGCTCCTACCTCAACCTGCCCACCCTGCAGAGCTTCCTTGGCATCCTGGCACGGCGGGTGGGTGATGCCGGGGTGTGGCACTGGCATGGCCATGGCCCTCCGTGAGGGTGGGGGTGTCCCTGGGTCTCCAGGAGCAGGCACCTCCAGCCCCCAGAACATCCACAGCAAAGAGCAGCCAACAGCCCAGGATGCCCACTATGGAACCAGGATGCCTCCTATGGAACCAGGATACCCCCCTACAGACCCAGgatgcccccccccccatgaACCCAGGATGCCCCCCATGGAACCAGGGTGCCCCCTATGGACCCAGGATGCCCCCCATGGAACCAGGATACCCCCCTATGGAACCAGGATGCCCCCCCCGGAACCCAGGATGCCCCCCATGGAATCACGATTCCCCCTATGGAACCAGGATGCCCCCCTACAGACCCAGGATGCCCCCCCCCCAATGGAACCAGGATGCCCCCCTATGGAACGAGGATGCCCCTCTATGGACCCAGGATGCCCCCCATGGAACCAGGATGCCCCCCTATGGACCCAGGATGCCCCCCTATGGAACCAGGATGCCCCTCATGGAACCAGGATGCTCCCCATGGAACCAGGATGCCCCCCATGGAACCAGGATGCCCCCCTATGGACCCAGGATGCCCCCCTATGGAACCAGGATGCCCCTCTATGGACCCAGGATGTCCCCCATTGAACCAGGATGCCCCCCTATGGACCCAGGATGCCCCCCTATGGAACCAGGATGCCCCCCCCGGAACCCAGGATGGCCCCTATGGAACCAGGATGCCCCCCCATGGAACCAGGATGCCCCCTGTGGAACCAGGATGCCCCTCATGGAACCAGGATGCCCCCATGGAACCAGGATGCCCCCTACAGAACCAGGATGCCCCCTGTGGAACCAGGATGCCCCCCATGGAACCAGGATGCCCCTCATGGAACCAGGATGCCCCCTATGGACCCAGGATTCCCCCTATGGAACCAGGATGCCCCTCATGGAACCAGGATGCCCCCTATGGACCCAGGATTCCCCCTATGGAACCAGGATTCCCCCTATGGAACCAGGATGCCCCCTGTGGAACCAGGATGCCCCTCATGGAACCAGGATGCCCCCCTATGGACCCAGGATTCCCCTATGGAACCAGGATTCCCCCTATGGAACCAGGCTGCCCCCTATGGAACCAGGATGCCCCCCGTGGAACCAGGATTCCCCCTATGGAACCAGGATGCCCCCCTACAGACCCAGGATGCCCCCCATGGAACCAGGATGCCCCCTGTGGAATGAGGATGCTCCCCATGGAACTAGGCTGCCCCCCATGGAACCAGGCTGCCCCCTATGGAACCAGGATGCCCCCCTATGGAACCAGGATACCCCCCTACAGACCCAGgatgcccccccccccatggaACCAGGCTGCCCCCCATGGAACCAGGATGCCCCCCATGGAACCAGGACCAATGATCCCCTCTGGGACCCCTGTGCAGTGAGTGACCCGCTCTAGGATTGTCCCCTGTGTCCACATCCCTCGGTGACACAACCTGGGAAGGGTGGCACCTCCTCTTCCCAAGGATGGGAttcccccattcccagcacctcctgagGGCTTGGCTCTGATTCCTGCCCCACAAAGGACCCCCAAGGTCCCACTGTTCCACAAACCTCCCTGTGCAGGCTCCCAAAATGAGGACACTGGAATTACTGCAcaaggacctgggggtcctgccAAGTTCCTGGCGGCTGCTTCAGCTCTTCTGGCTCAGGGGGGAGgctgagggggtttgggagTCAGTGAGGGGTTGGGGTGGGCaccccacagctgcaggaggcCCCGGATGGGTGCCCCACATCAGCATCCTGGTCCTAGTAACACCTGATCCTAATAGTGCCAGAATCCCACCCTAGTAAAGCCTGATCCTAACAGTACCAGCATCCTGGTCCTAGTAAACCCTGATCCTAACAACTCCTGATCCTAATAACACTAATATCATTCTGGTTCTAATGATACCTGATTCCAGCACCAGCATCCCAGTCCTGATAACACCTGATTCTAATTGCACTGGTATCCCAGTCCTAATAATGCCTGATCCTATTAATGCCTGATCCTAGAACACCAGCATCCCAGTAAAACCAGCATCTCAATCCTAATAATGCCTGATCCTAATAGTACCGGTATCCCAGTCCTAATAGAGCCTGATCCCAATAATGCTTGATCCCAGGAACACCAGCATCCTGGTCCTAACAATGCCTACTCCTCCCTGCACCAACATCCCTGTCCTAATCATCCCAGTCCTAATGATCCCGGTCCTCGGGCAGCGTCTGGTGGCCGTGGCCGCCTTCGGCACAGGCTGTCTCCAGGAATAGCTCCCAGACCTGATTCCTGCCCTTCTCCTTTATTCCAGCCTGGCAGAGGACAGACCCATTTTTCaggctgccagcctggctctggcagcaggatggggcagcTCAGGTCAGGCAGCCACGCTCAGAGAAGGGGGGGCCcttccctgagcccccccccagACAGCGACTGCAACAGAAATCCCCCCAAAACTCGAGCTCAGAGCCCCGAAACGCGTTTCCAAGGCAAAAAGGAAGGCGGGAGCTGGCGGGAGCCGGGAGCGAAGAACTGGAACGGagaattgtgttttcttttaaatgtcatgtttttttttaagctcgTTTTTTTGCACTCGGGTTTGGCGAAGCTGAGAAGACTGAAGTGACAAACCAGCTGTCCCCCCCCTCGGCGCGGCGCAGACACCCACCCTCCGCCCCCACCCCCGCGCCCCTCCAACGCTGAACCCCCCgaccccctgcccacccccgCGCCCCAAAATCGGGGTGGGcagggcggggaggggggggggagggatgTCGCTGATGCTTCCACAGAGGGGCTGCGGCAGCGCTGTGCCTGTCGGGGGGTGCTGCAAGGCAAAGCGGGCGCTGTGAGGGCGCTGGTGGGTGGGTGCGGGTCCCCCATCGCCCCCTGCCCACCCTTCCCGCTCACCCAGCGGGGCTAAGCCCAGTAGACGGGGAGGGCGCTGCAGAGGATGCTCGCCGTGGTGCCCAGGAGGGAGCGGTCGGCCAGGGGCAGGGAGATCCTCTGCTCGTCCTgcggagcgggggggggggggaagaagggaaaacGAGGCGGATGTCGCGCCCCGAATCCTCGCCGGGGGTCTGCCCCCCGcgccccagcctggcccagccgGGTCACCCCTCACCTGCCGGCGCTGGAAGGTCTCGGCCACCGCGTCCAGCCCCGGGATGTTGTCCTTGTCCACGCGGGTGACGAAGCAGGTGCGGTGCAGGCGGGATCTGTAGCTCACCAGCAGCTGTTTGAAAGTTAGACCCGGGTCGGCTCCGTCCCACCACCCCGTGCCCCCCCGCCGGGTGCCCCCCACTCACATTCCTGTAGTCATAGATGACGGTGGCCCCGTTCCCATCCCCGCTGTCCAGGTAGAAGGTGGCAGCGTCCTCCTCCCGGGCCGACCCTCCCCACAAACCCATCCGCAGCACCTGCAGAGGGGTCGAGGGGGGGATCTCAGAGCCTGCAGCgcttcccccccctccccgtgggCATCTGGGGGGTCCCTGGTGGTGGCACCGGGGGTTGCCCACTCACGGTGTCGGCGTGGCTCTGGTCGACGTGCAGCCACATGAGCAGGACGCCGGCGATGATGACCACgagcagcaccaccaccaccaccacgaTGAGGAGGCACCGCAGGTGGTGGCAGCCCAGCAGCTTGCGGGGCAGGTAACACAGCAGGCGAGGGACGAAGCACAGGGACTTCTTGAGGCAGCTGAAACAGCCGGAGCAGCCGCAGCAGCCGGGAAGCTTGGGGCACTTGCAGCACttgggcaggcagcagcaccggACACACTTGGCACAGCACTTGGCACAGCATATGTTGCAGGacaagcagcagcctgggcagcagcacgCCTGCTCCGAGTCCTGGGGGTTTGGGAAAAGCGGGGGGAGGTGGGGTGAGCGGGATGGAGGTGGGAggtgtgggatgcaggagggtttggggtgggattgTTGCGGGGAGAAGCTGGAATCCCGCTGCTCCTGGGCATCCCACTGCCCCTCAGCATGCCATTCCTCCCATCTCAGAGCCCCGGAGTGCTGGGAATGCAGCATCCCAGGGGCCCTTCCCATCACACCTGCGCTGGTGCCTCGCTGGGATGAACAGGGCAAagccctgtgcccagctggaCACAAGGACGTACCACTCTGCAGGGACtcacctcttcttcctccaccaccacctgcTTCATGCTGCTCTCCAtggcagcctcctcctcctcctcttcctcctcttcttcctcctcctccacctcccagcCCGGCCTGCCCACAGCCACCGGGTGCTTTATACCAGGGCActggggtggggacaggagCGGCCTCTGTGAAGGGTTTGGTGTCCCCAGTGGTGCAGTCGGGCTCTGGCATGTGACCCTCTTCACTGGTGTTTGCCCAGCGCCCACTCCCAGCTGGATCCTCCTGGGAACACGCAGGTCAAGAGGCCCCCGGGGCACTTGGTTGAGGACACTTGT contains:
- the LOC116799478 gene encoding pulmonary surfactant-associated protein C-like, giving the protein MESSMKQVVVEEEEDSEQACCCPGCCLSCNICCAKCCAKCVRCCCLPKCCKCPKLPGCCGCSGCFSCLKKSLCFVPRLLCYLPRKLLGCHHLRCLLIVVVVVVLLVVIIAGVLLMWLHVDQSHADTVLRMGLWGGSAREEDAATFYLDSGDGNGATVIYDYRNLLVSYRSRLHRTCFVTRVDKDNIPGLDAVAETFQRRQDEQRISLPLADRSLLGTTASILCSALPVYWA